One Pseudomonas sp. C27(2019) DNA window includes the following coding sequences:
- a CDS encoding DNA-binding transcriptional regulator, protein MSIFFDDLLESVQQMDEIIKGESAPSADSHIGAIQVKEIRKATGLTQTLPAKGIGIEVATLHNREQDQCEP, encoded by the coding sequence ATGAGTATATTCTTCGACGATCTTTTAGAAAGCGTACAGCAGATGGATGAAATCATTAAGGGGGAGTCTGCACCGTCCGCCGATTCTCATATTGGTGCTATTCAAGTAAAGGAAATCCGCAAAGCTACTGGCCTGACTCAAACCCTCCCTGCTAAGGGAATCGGCATTGAGGTCGCAACCTTGCACAACCGAGAGCAAGATCAATGCGAACCGTAG
- a CDS encoding helix-turn-helix transcriptional regulator — MIRVLLVQQLDNKSFKEKRKITLAEVSKQTGISRATLTRIANTPGYTCTTETINALCKYFECEPGELLQYIPDEEGEEEEQSADS; from the coding sequence ATGATCAGAGTGCTTCTTGTCCAGCAACTGGATAACAAATCATTTAAAGAGAAAAGAAAAATCACTCTTGCAGAGGTCAGTAAGCAGACTGGAATCAGTCGTGCGACTCTGACACGCATAGCCAACACTCCTGGCTATACCTGTACGACAGAAACTATTAATGCGCTGTGTAAGTATTTTGAATGTGAACCAGGAGAGTTACTGCAGTACATTCCTGATGAGGAAGGGGAAGAAGAAGAACAAAGCGCAGATAGTTGA
- a CDS encoding site-specific integrase produces MATINSRDGKLYIDFRYRGIRCREQTRVADTPENRARLERLLLMIDGQIKKGTFNYAHHFPCSPRVAQFEKLADAERTAGISGSTKLFSSFAERWLSEKKVEWRESQIETVEGIFNVHLLPKFGALQVSEISKSQILGFRKGLHEPDILKGRKLSPSRINHIMTYLRMVLNDAAERFKYESQWKNIKAIPIPRSEVKPFSLTEIMRMLKAVREDYKPYYTVRFFTGLRTGEIDGLPWKNVDFERRVIHVHQALVRGSIGPTKNSSSYRTLMMTDSVYEAMKVQWSLTGHRSEFVFCGRNGQPLDYRNVANRVWYPLLNYLSMERRNPYQTRHTAATLWLAAGEAPEWIARQLGHSNTGMLFKVYSRYIPNLRGRDGAAFERLLEAADE; encoded by the coding sequence ATGGCTACTATTAATAGCCGTGATGGCAAACTGTATATAGATTTTCGTTACCGTGGCATTCGTTGTCGTGAGCAAACGCGTGTTGCAGATACGCCTGAAAACCGGGCGCGACTCGAGCGGCTACTTCTCATGATTGATGGGCAGATTAAAAAGGGCACTTTTAATTATGCTCATCACTTTCCTTGCAGCCCGCGTGTTGCTCAATTTGAAAAATTAGCTGATGCCGAGCGTACTGCAGGGATAAGTGGCAGTACGAAATTATTCTCATCTTTTGCTGAGCGGTGGCTCTCTGAGAAAAAGGTGGAGTGGCGTGAGAGTCAGATTGAAACAGTTGAAGGCATTTTTAATGTGCACCTCTTGCCTAAGTTTGGCGCATTACAGGTCTCTGAGATTAGTAAAAGTCAGATTTTAGGCTTCAGGAAAGGACTGCATGAGCCTGATATTTTAAAAGGCCGCAAACTGTCACCCTCTAGAATTAATCACATCATGACCTACTTGCGGATGGTATTGAATGATGCTGCAGAGCGCTTCAAATACGAATCCCAGTGGAAGAATATCAAGGCTATTCCTATACCGCGCTCTGAGGTTAAGCCGTTTAGTTTGACTGAGATTATGCGCATGCTTAAGGCTGTGCGAGAAGACTATAAACCGTATTACACCGTGCGTTTTTTTACAGGTCTTCGTACGGGTGAGATTGATGGCTTGCCTTGGAAGAATGTTGATTTTGAACGCCGAGTCATACACGTCCATCAGGCTCTTGTACGAGGTTCGATTGGACCAACTAAAAACAGCAGCTCGTACCGCACCCTGATGATGACTGACTCAGTATATGAGGCAATGAAAGTGCAATGGTCCTTGACAGGGCATCGCAGTGAGTTTGTCTTTTGCGGACGTAATGGCCAACCTTTAGATTATCGTAATGTTGCTAACCGGGTTTGGTATCCCTTGCTGAATTACTTATCTATGGAGCGGCGCAACCCTTATCAGACACGACACACAGCAGCTACTTTATGGCTTGCCGCAGGTGAAGCGCCTGAGTGGATTGCGCGTCAATTAGGACACTCCAATACGGGCATGTTGTTCAAGGTTTATTCGCGATACATACCAAATTTACGTGGCCGTGATGGTGCCGCATTTGAGCGTTTACTGGAGGCAGCAGATGAGTAA
- a CDS encoding HD domain-containing protein codes for MSNTTQHILAWVLKVSEDGTTETWTLSNSKVNIFITAKKGAMSHVNENGALANVVFCNGELVGHPIVVDSQITAGFAYKQFQMVMPGNEEKLRVMWTLLGLIEDPALKAFYWSVLSDDKIMSKFYRAKASENHHHCHDGGLFEHSVDVATSAVLHARQNGLGDRTANIAFVSGILHDIGKIEMYYNNPGAKKADGCQHEALSFMVLSEQLEALKAADAVLFDAISSTLTAKIGSSRNEYLSETIVRMCDRISADAHRTRQVFAGKPAHYWYVRSARDKRVFKRLDEA; via the coding sequence ATGAGTAATACAACACAGCATATTTTGGCTTGGGTATTGAAAGTAAGTGAAGATGGTACGACAGAGACTTGGACTCTATCGAACTCTAAAGTGAATATTTTTATCACAGCTAAAAAAGGCGCTATGAGTCATGTGAATGAAAATGGAGCCCTAGCTAATGTTGTTTTTTGTAATGGAGAGTTGGTTGGTCATCCAATAGTTGTTGACTCTCAAATCACCGCAGGGTTTGCATATAAACAGTTTCAGATGGTTATGCCCGGTAATGAGGAAAAGCTGCGAGTAATGTGGACTTTGCTAGGTTTGATTGAGGATCCCGCGCTTAAAGCTTTTTATTGGTCTGTGTTAAGTGACGATAAAATCATGAGTAAGTTTTATCGAGCAAAAGCCAGCGAGAACCATCATCACTGCCATGACGGCGGACTGTTTGAACACAGCGTTGATGTTGCTACCTCGGCGGTTTTACATGCCCGTCAAAATGGTTTGGGAGATCGTACCGCTAATATTGCTTTTGTTTCTGGGATATTGCATGACATCGGAAAAATTGAGATGTACTACAACAACCCAGGTGCAAAAAAAGCAGATGGTTGCCAACATGAGGCTTTAAGTTTTATGGTTTTATCTGAGCAGTTGGAGGCATTAAAAGCAGCAGACGCTGTGTTGTTTGATGCTATCTCCAGCACACTAACGGCTAAAATAGGCAGCTCGCGCAATGAGTACTTGTCAGAAACTATTGTGCGCATGTGCGATAGGATTTCAGCAGATGCTCATCGTACTCGTCAGGTTTTTGCAGGTAAGCCTGCACACTATTGGTATGTGCGCTCAGCTCGAGATAAGCGAGTTTTTAAACGTCTTGATGAGGCGTAA